The following coding sequences lie in one Mycobacteriales bacterium genomic window:
- a CDS encoding RNA polymerase sigma factor SigF — MSSPQPIEEKHDVATVEQPATSAEQASDKPTRSERQSHDRERARALFHQLADLPDDDPTRSRVRDELVEMHLPLVEYLARRFRNRGEPLDDLVQVATIGLIKSVDRFDLERGVEFSTYATPTIVGEIKRHFRDKGWAIRVPRRLQELKLLITKATSELSQRQGRSPTVSELAQHLGMSEEDVLEGLGSANAYSAVSLDAPDSGDDDSPAVADSLGVVDESLEGVEYRESLKPLLEKLPPREKKILLLRFFGNMTQSQIAAELGISQMHVSRLLARTLAQLREGLLVDE; from the coding sequence GTGAGCTCGCCGCAACCCATCGAGGAGAAGCACGACGTGGCGACGGTGGAGCAGCCGGCCACGTCGGCGGAGCAGGCCTCCGACAAGCCGACACGCAGCGAGCGGCAGAGCCACGACCGCGAGCGCGCTCGGGCGTTGTTCCACCAGCTGGCCGACCTGCCCGACGACGACCCGACCCGCAGCCGGGTGCGCGACGAGCTGGTCGAGATGCACCTGCCGCTGGTCGAGTACCTCGCCCGCCGGTTCCGCAACCGCGGGGAGCCGCTCGACGACCTGGTGCAGGTCGCCACGATCGGCCTGATCAAGTCGGTCGACCGGTTCGACCTCGAACGCGGGGTCGAGTTCTCGACCTACGCCACCCCGACCATCGTCGGTGAGATCAAGCGGCACTTCCGCGACAAGGGCTGGGCGATCCGCGTCCCCCGCCGGCTGCAGGAGCTGAAGCTCCTCATCACCAAGGCGACCAGCGAGCTGTCGCAGCGCCAGGGTCGCTCCCCGACCGTCAGCGAGCTCGCGCAGCACCTCGGTATGAGCGAGGAAGACGTCCTCGAGGGCCTCGGCTCCGCCAACGCCTACTCGGCCGTGTCGCTCGACGCCCCCGACAGCGGCGACGACGACTCCCCCGCGGTCGCCGACAGCCTCGGTGTCGTCGACGAGTCACTCGAGGGCGTCGAGTACCGCGAGTCGCTCAAGCCACTGCTGGAGAAGCTTCCGCCACGGGAGAAGAAGATCCTGCTGCTTCGGTTCTTCGGCAACATGACCCAGTCGCAGATCGCCGCCGAGCTCGGCATCTCCCAGATGCACGTGTCCCGGCTGCTCGCCCGCACTCTCGCCCAGCTGCGCGAAGGCCTGCTCGTAGACGAGTAA
- a CDS encoding diacylglycerol kinase family protein produces MRALLVANPKATATTARGRDVLFRALGSELKVDVAETQRRGHAIELGRQATADGIDIVVALGGDGTVNEVINGMLAAGPGQQVPMLAVVPGGSTNVFSRALGVSRNPVEATSELLDALRGGRSRLLSLGRADERWFTFTAGLGLDAQAIRTVERKRLAGRRATPTMFVNAALSEYLLRSDRRRPTITLTRPGRPDVPHLYLGIVTNTVPWTYFFDRPVHVTPKATFETGLDLFAMRRLGLLPTTRAALGMLHAAGHGPRGRAVLQEHDLHDFTLSATRPLAFQVDGDYLGERECVHFTAHRDALRVVV; encoded by the coding sequence ATGCGCGCGCTCCTCGTCGCCAACCCCAAAGCCACCGCCACCACCGCTCGGGGCCGGGACGTGCTCTTCCGCGCGCTGGGCAGCGAGCTGAAGGTCGATGTCGCCGAGACGCAGCGGCGCGGCCACGCGATCGAGCTGGGCCGCCAGGCCACCGCCGACGGCATCGACATCGTCGTCGCGCTCGGCGGCGACGGGACGGTCAACGAGGTCATCAACGGCATGCTCGCCGCGGGACCCGGCCAGCAGGTCCCGATGCTCGCCGTCGTCCCGGGTGGCAGCACCAACGTGTTCAGCCGTGCGCTCGGCGTCTCCCGCAACCCGGTCGAGGCGACCAGCGAGCTGCTCGACGCGCTGCGCGGCGGACGCAGCCGGCTGCTGTCGCTGGGTCGTGCCGACGAGCGCTGGTTCACGTTCACCGCCGGCCTCGGCCTCGACGCGCAGGCGATCCGCACCGTCGAGCGCAAGCGGCTGGCCGGCCGGCGGGCGACGCCGACGATGTTCGTCAATGCCGCCCTCAGCGAGTACCTGCTGCGCAGTGACCGCCGCCGACCGACGATCACCCTGACCCGACCCGGCCGACCCGATGTGCCGCACCTCTACCTCGGCATCGTCACCAACACCGTGCCGTGGACCTACTTCTTCGACCGGCCGGTGCACGTCACCCCCAAGGCGACGTTCGAGACGGGGCTGGACCTGTTCGCGATGCGCCGGCTCGGGCTGCTGCCCACGACCCGCGCCGCGCTGGGCATGCTCCACGCGGCCGGGCACGGTCCGCGGGGCCGCGCGGTGCTGCAGGAGCACGACCTGCACGACTTCACGCTGAGCGCGACCCGGCCCCTCGCCTTCCAGGTCGACGGCGACTACCTCGGTGAGCGCGAGTGCGTCCACTTCACCGCCCACCGCGACGCATTACGCGTCGTCGTGTGA
- a CDS encoding WhiB family transcriptional regulator: MDWRDHAACLDEDPELFFPIGNTGPALVQVAEAKAICRRCDVLQECLDWAVSSGQDAGVWGGMSEDERRAFKRRATRAARTGA; encoded by the coding sequence ATGGACTGGCGCGACCACGCCGCCTGCCTCGACGAGGACCCGGAGCTGTTCTTCCCGATCGGCAACACCGGCCCCGCGCTGGTGCAGGTCGCCGAGGCCAAGGCGATCTGCCGTCGTTGTGACGTGCTGCAGGAGTGCCTCGACTGGGCCGTGAGCAGCGGCCAGGACGCCGGCGTGTGGGGCGGCATGTCCGAGGACGAGCGCCGCGCGTTCAAGCGCCGCGCCACCCGGGCCGCTCGCACCGGCGCCTGA